A part of Melittangium boletus DSM 14713 genomic DNA contains:
- a CDS encoding serine/threonine-protein kinase PknK, whose translation MRCPVCYRRLVPGAACALHGAPPRPSLEAESFPLPQVPGLQFRAPLGAGGFSRVFLATREEDGREVAFKVALGNFSGRFAREAAALRRVGPPTVPALLGEGQVGGHAFLLLELLRGQTLAAWMAQWPGTGAVPLPRVRALLADLCAALEAVHRAGIVHRDLKPENLFLREDGTLSVLDFGLARFLDTPDADAPPEALHLTRTGQRLGTPFYMAPEQCLESRDVDARTDLYALGVLLFELLTGAPPFTGGPDEVPHGHVNLRPPRVSQRAPLLPRALDDVLLRCLAKERAARFDSAAALLTAFDAACLATPSISTPSEASPTRPQGVRTVALLGVGGDLDAAWLAETVAPEGGLIARVHPERYLVAFPEHPSAEAGLRAATRAARPLATEPGLRLVLHLAPLYVRPGASVLRLAGEALDHPARWWPPDEARTDASPRATPEAALLLSEDASRTTAPPLAEPPPLFGRDALLDSLLADAARAFSGPGPGLTLLTGEPGLGKSRVLDALATRLEASGRARVVRLAATPPDAGPPEALLQALWALAAPGKPLPSPPAGARRHALARAVAGALRKLAHPRPLALLVDDAHQADPTALDALEVATLAAPEVPLWVCIGARPELLTLRPLLGERAGHLAHHALAPLEPDARRALLRRLLRPAEFIPEPVLARLDQLTQGVPLSLVEVAGALRASGALRTSASGEGYVAADELLHVSVTPLFERLAARALALLPESHQGLAQLCAVLGPEPTVAQVDAAQRHLEKTEDGARVAKLDAGAGLARLSRTGLLRPVDAERYAFRQPQLREALERALPAAWRRTLHAAALRSLGGGGSEGEQRQRARHAAACGAHEESFAAWFALGEAARRAHRHVEAEQDYTHALAQLPEGDSARRARVLAGRGRVRYRTHRFHEALADLVAARALAHALGDTALEVDLLLEEATLVDWLEDAEGSAARTQEALDKAESLDDPKLSVRCSLARARYTWRQGDWTRATRLLTATVESATLARDTETRIIALMMQGTGLSLAGDEPGSSAAFDEALGLCQREGDALHRAATLINRTFLWRLRGDLAGAERDLREAITLGRELGHAQVERWSVGQLAECLHWMGREREALGLARRAHELGLRFFREHPVAVDAVLLARVCAALGDIAEARTLLAWLTANCAPETTPPNTRALWRMVALRVHEAETGTWSAPAWTTLASETEPDASGDELTEVLHQAALGAHGAGREQEAREWLGRARATAATSPLWRSRLDALHVAWEATAPPPKP comes from the coding sequence ATGCGCTGCCCGGTCTGCTACCGCCGCCTCGTCCCCGGCGCCGCCTGTGCCCTTCACGGAGCGCCCCCCCGGCCCTCCCTGGAGGCCGAGTCCTTTCCGCTCCCCCAGGTGCCCGGGCTCCAGTTCCGGGCACCGCTGGGCGCCGGAGGATTCTCCCGCGTCTTCCTGGCCACCCGGGAGGAGGACGGACGCGAGGTGGCCTTCAAGGTGGCGCTCGGGAACTTCTCGGGTCGCTTCGCCCGCGAGGCCGCCGCCCTGCGCCGCGTGGGGCCGCCCACCGTCCCCGCCCTGCTCGGCGAGGGGCAGGTCGGTGGACATGCCTTCCTCCTCCTCGAGTTGCTGCGAGGCCAGACCCTCGCCGCGTGGATGGCGCAATGGCCCGGCACCGGCGCCGTGCCCCTGCCCCGCGTGCGCGCGCTGCTCGCGGACTTGTGCGCCGCCCTGGAGGCCGTGCACCGCGCGGGCATCGTCCACCGGGACCTCAAGCCGGAGAACCTCTTCCTGCGCGAGGACGGAACGCTGAGCGTGCTCGACTTCGGCCTCGCGCGCTTCCTCGACACGCCCGACGCCGACGCGCCTCCGGAAGCCCTCCACCTCACCCGCACCGGCCAGCGGCTCGGCACGCCCTTCTACATGGCCCCCGAGCAGTGTCTGGAGTCACGCGACGTGGACGCGCGCACGGACCTCTACGCGCTCGGCGTCCTCCTCTTCGAACTGCTCACCGGCGCGCCTCCCTTCACCGGTGGGCCGGACGAGGTGCCCCACGGGCATGTGAACCTCCGGCCGCCCCGGGTCTCCCAACGCGCGCCCCTCCTCCCCCGGGCCCTCGACGACGTGCTCCTGCGCTGCCTCGCCAAGGAGCGCGCCGCGCGCTTCGACTCGGCGGCCGCGCTGCTCACCGCCTTCGACGCCGCGTGCCTCGCCACGCCGTCCATCTCCACGCCCTCCGAGGCCTCGCCCACGAGGCCCCAGGGCGTGCGGACCGTGGCGCTGCTCGGCGTGGGCGGAGACCTGGACGCGGCCTGGCTCGCCGAGACGGTGGCGCCCGAGGGCGGACTGATCGCGCGCGTCCACCCGGAGCGCTACCTCGTGGCCTTTCCCGAGCACCCCTCGGCCGAGGCGGGGCTGCGCGCCGCCACCCGCGCCGCGCGCCCGCTCGCCACCGAGCCCGGCCTCCGCCTCGTCCTCCACCTCGCGCCCCTGTACGTGCGCCCGGGCGCCTCCGTCCTCCGGCTGGCGGGCGAGGCCCTGGACCATCCCGCGCGCTGGTGGCCTCCGGACGAGGCCCGGACGGACGCGTCCCCGCGCGCCACGCCCGAGGCCGCCCTCCTCCTCTCGGAGGACGCCTCGCGCACCACCGCGCCCCCCCTCGCCGAGCCGCCGCCTCTGTTCGGCCGCGACGCGCTGCTCGACTCGCTCCTCGCGGACGCGGCGCGCGCCTTCTCGGGCCCCGGCCCGGGACTGACCCTGCTCACGGGCGAGCCGGGACTGGGCAAGAGCCGCGTCCTCGACGCGCTCGCCACACGGCTGGAGGCGAGCGGACGGGCCCGGGTGGTGCGCCTCGCCGCGACTCCTCCCGACGCGGGCCCACCCGAGGCCCTGCTCCAGGCGCTGTGGGCCCTCGCCGCCCCGGGCAAGCCACTGCCCTCTCCGCCCGCGGGGGCCCGGCGTCATGCGCTCGCCCGCGCCGTGGCCGGAGCCCTGCGCAAGCTCGCCCACCCGAGGCCCCTCGCCCTGCTGGTGGATGACGCGCACCAGGCGGACCCCACGGCCCTGGACGCCCTGGAGGTGGCCACGCTCGCGGCGCCGGAGGTGCCCCTCTGGGTCTGTATCGGCGCACGTCCGGAACTGCTCACCTTGCGGCCCCTGCTGGGCGAGCGCGCCGGCCACCTCGCCCACCACGCGCTGGCACCCCTCGAGCCCGACGCCCGCCGCGCCCTGCTGCGCCGCCTCCTGCGCCCCGCCGAGTTCATCCCCGAGCCGGTGCTCGCCCGCCTGGACCAGCTCACCCAGGGCGTGCCCCTGTCGCTGGTGGAGGTGGCCGGAGCGCTGCGCGCCTCGGGAGCGCTGCGCACCTCCGCGAGCGGCGAGGGGTACGTGGCGGCGGATGAGCTGTTGCACGTCTCGGTGACGCCCCTCTTCGAGAGGCTCGCCGCGCGCGCGCTGGCGCTCCTGCCCGAGTCGCACCAGGGCCTCGCCCAGTTGTGCGCGGTGCTCGGGCCGGAGCCGACGGTGGCCCAGGTGGACGCGGCCCAGCGCCACCTGGAGAAGACGGAGGACGGAGCCCGGGTGGCGAAACTGGACGCGGGGGCGGGCCTCGCGCGGCTCTCGCGCACGGGCCTGCTGCGCCCGGTGGATGCCGAGCGCTACGCCTTCCGCCAACCCCAGCTGCGCGAGGCCCTGGAGCGAGCCCTCCCCGCCGCGTGGCGCCGGACGTTGCACGCGGCGGCCCTGCGGAGCCTTGGAGGAGGCGGGAGCGAGGGCGAGCAGCGCCAGCGCGCCCGTCATGCCGCGGCGTGCGGCGCGCACGAGGAGTCCTTCGCGGCCTGGTTCGCCCTGGGCGAGGCCGCGCGGCGGGCCCACCGCCACGTGGAGGCCGAACAGGACTACACCCACGCCCTCGCGCAGCTGCCCGAGGGAGACTCCGCGCGGCGGGCCCGGGTGCTCGCGGGACGAGGCCGGGTGCGCTACCGCACCCACCGCTTCCATGAAGCGCTCGCGGACCTGGTCGCGGCGCGGGCACTGGCCCACGCCCTGGGCGACACCGCGCTGGAGGTGGACCTGCTCCTCGAGGAGGCCACGCTGGTGGACTGGCTCGAGGACGCGGAGGGCTCGGCCGCGCGCACCCAGGAGGCGCTGGACAAGGCCGAGTCGTTGGATGACCCCAAGTTGTCCGTGCGCTGCTCGCTCGCCCGCGCGCGCTACACCTGGAGGCAGGGGGACTGGACGCGCGCCACGCGGCTGCTCACCGCCACGGTGGAGTCGGCCACGCTCGCCCGGGACACGGAGACGCGCATCATCGCGTTGATGATGCAGGGCACGGGACTGTCGCTGGCCGGAGACGAGCCCGGGTCCTCGGCGGCCTTCGACGAAGCGCTCGGCCTGTGCCAGCGCGAGGGAGACGCGCTGCACCGGGCCGCCACCCTCATCAACCGCACCTTCCTCTGGCGGCTCCGCGGGGACCTGGCGGGCGCCGAGAGGGACTTGCGCGAGGCCATCACCCTGGGGCGAGAGCTGGGCCACGCGCAGGTGGAGCGCTGGAGCGTGGGACAACTCGCCGAGTGCCTGCACTGGATGGGGCGGGAGCGCGAGGCGCTGGGCCTGGCCCGGAGGGCGCACGAGCTGGGGTTGCGCTTCTTCCGCGAGCACCCGGTGGCGGTGGACGCGGTGCTGCTGGCGCGCGTGTGCGCGGCGCTCGGGGACATCGCCGAGGCGCGCACGCTGCTCGCCTGGCTCACCGCGAACTGTGCCCCCGAGACCACTCCGCCCAACACGCGGGCGCTGTGGCGGATGGTGGCGCTGCGCGTGCACGAGGCCGAGACAGGCACCTGGAGCGCCCCGGCCTGGACGACGTTGGCCTCGGAGACCGAGCCCGACGCCTCGGGCGACGAGCTGACGGAAGTGCTGCACCAGGCCGCCCTGGGCGCGCACGGAGCCGGACGGGAACAGGAGGCCCGGGAATGGCTCGGCCGGGCGCGAGCCACCGCGGCGACCTCCCCCCTGTGGCGCTCACGTCTGGACGCCCTGCATGTGGCCTGGGAGGCAACAGCTCCACCCCCGAAGCCGTAG
- a CDS encoding TonB-dependent receptor codes for MSSKRNTSTGIHSAKGFSGGIRGALWPVGPAAVGLASALVTGGALAQESTPPPDAPRTESTAPAPEAPSTKGTENTFVLPTVQVQESAEEKSYHAEESALPRLTRPLVNTPQSVSVVPEQVIEEQYSTTVREALRNVSGITVSAGEGGRQGDTFNLRGFSAQTDTFRDGVRDLGWFTRDTFNLGGVEVFFGPSAVLFGRGSTGGAVNLVTKKPVRRSQRSVSLTGGTAPSGRLEADINEALSERVQVRVNLLGQRANVAGRDHTQENRVGFAPSLAVALAQNTSLEVDYFYQHEASIPDYGQPYYNGYPVGISYGVRRDAWYGVKAEDRERVNAHVGTARFQHRFGEGGASSPRLTNTLRLGGVDRFARPTAPRGLAPATNPLTIGRQRFETNTDNLYLINQTDLRGELTTGIVKHTANIGLELSRESRDQDRNNLVGSTTANLPADLFDPDPAPDLSSVSRVSTGYNTSRQWDVGVYAADQLEITRYVEVLASARVDVFRTRYSAVSATGEKTDLDNKDTLFNWRLGLVLHPLEKTSVYAMYGTSANPSAEAGTLANNNATVDPEKNRIYEIGAKAELLEERLGVTGSVFRIEKTNARVASADPSVPQLVLDGAQRVQGFNLGVTGTINRYWRVLANYTHLDSEILANPNAYLVGQPLPSTPKRSFSLWTTVEPIERLSLGGGAVYQDVTVVNNPASETAVLNKVPNYWRFDAFASYSLWDKLDLQLNVNNLTNKLYYDQYYSGQAVPAAARTAYLTARVRF; via the coding sequence ATGTCATCCAAGCGCAACACCTCCACTGGCATCCATTCGGCGAAGGGTTTCTCTGGAGGCATCCGCGGCGCCTTGTGGCCCGTGGGCCCGGCGGCGGTCGGCCTCGCGTCGGCCCTGGTCACCGGAGGCGCGCTCGCCCAGGAGTCCACCCCTCCGCCGGACGCGCCCCGGACCGAGAGCACCGCGCCCGCCCCGGAGGCTCCGAGCACGAAGGGCACGGAGAACACGTTCGTGCTGCCCACGGTGCAGGTACAGGAGAGCGCCGAGGAGAAGAGCTACCACGCCGAGGAGAGCGCCCTGCCCCGGCTCACCCGGCCCCTGGTCAACACGCCGCAGTCCGTCAGCGTGGTGCCCGAGCAGGTCATCGAGGAGCAGTACTCGACGACGGTGCGCGAGGCGCTGCGCAACGTGTCGGGCATCACGGTGAGCGCGGGCGAGGGCGGCCGGCAGGGAGACACCTTCAACCTGCGCGGCTTCTCGGCACAGACGGACACGTTCCGTGACGGCGTGCGCGACCTTGGTTGGTTCACCCGCGACACCTTCAACCTGGGCGGCGTGGAGGTCTTCTTCGGTCCTTCCGCCGTGCTCTTCGGCCGGGGCTCCACGGGCGGCGCCGTCAACCTCGTCACCAAGAAGCCCGTGCGCCGCTCCCAGCGCAGCGTGAGCCTCACGGGCGGCACGGCGCCCTCGGGCCGTCTCGAGGCGGACATCAACGAGGCCCTGAGCGAGCGCGTCCAGGTGCGCGTCAACCTGCTCGGCCAGCGCGCCAACGTCGCGGGCCGCGATCACACGCAGGAGAATCGCGTGGGCTTCGCGCCCTCGCTCGCCGTGGCCCTGGCACAGAACACCTCGCTGGAGGTCGACTACTTCTACCAGCACGAGGCCAGCATCCCCGACTACGGCCAGCCCTACTACAACGGCTATCCGGTGGGCATCAGCTACGGAGTCCGCCGCGACGCCTGGTACGGCGTGAAGGCCGAGGATCGCGAGCGGGTGAATGCCCACGTGGGCACCGCGCGCTTCCAGCACCGCTTCGGCGAGGGCGGCGCCTCGAGCCCCCGGCTCACCAACACGCTGCGCCTGGGCGGCGTGGATCGCTTCGCCCGCCCCACCGCCCCGCGCGGGCTCGCGCCGGCCACCAACCCGCTGACGATCGGCCGGCAGCGCTTCGAGACGAACACCGACAACCTCTACCTCATCAACCAGACGGACCTGCGCGGCGAGCTCACCACGGGCATCGTCAAGCACACGGCGAACATCGGGCTCGAGCTGTCGCGCGAGTCGAGGGATCAGGACCGCAACAACCTGGTGGGCTCGACGACCGCCAACCTCCCCGCGGACCTGTTCGACCCGGACCCCGCGCCGGACCTGTCCTCGGTGAGCCGCGTGTCCACGGGCTACAACACGAGCCGCCAGTGGGACGTGGGCGTCTACGCGGCGGATCAGCTGGAGATCACGCGCTATGTCGAGGTGCTCGCCTCCGCGCGCGTCGACGTCTTCCGCACCCGCTACTCGGCCGTGAGCGCCACGGGGGAGAAGACGGACCTGGACAACAAGGACACGCTCTTCAACTGGCGGCTCGGACTCGTGCTCCACCCGCTGGAGAAGACGAGCGTCTACGCCATGTACGGCACGTCCGCCAACCCCTCCGCCGAGGCGGGAACGCTCGCCAACAACAACGCCACGGTGGACCCCGAGAAGAACCGCATCTACGAGATCGGCGCCAAGGCGGAACTGCTCGAGGAGCGCCTGGGCGTGACGGGCTCGGTGTTCCGCATCGAGAAGACCAACGCGCGCGTGGCCAGCGCCGACCCGTCCGTGCCGCAGCTCGTGCTCGATGGCGCGCAGCGGGTGCAGGGCTTCAACCTGGGCGTGACGGGCACCATCAACCGCTACTGGCGGGTGCTGGCCAACTACACCCACCTGGACTCGGAGATCCTCGCGAACCCCAACGCGTACCTGGTGGGCCAGCCGCTGCCGAGCACGCCCAAGCGCAGCTTCTCGCTGTGGACCACGGTCGAGCCCATCGAGCGGCTGAGCCTCGGAGGCGGCGCCGTGTACCAGGACGTGACGGTCGTGAACAACCCGGCCTCGGAGACCGCGGTGCTCAACAAGGTGCCCAACTACTGGCGCTTCGATGCCTTCGCCAGCTACTCGCTCTGGGACAAGCTCGACCTGCAGCTCAACGTGAACAACCTCACGAACAAGCTCTACTACGACCAGTACTACTCGGGTCAGGCCGTGCCGGCCGCCGCGCGCACCGCGTACCTGACCGCCCGCGTGCGCTTCTAG
- a CDS encoding PepSY-associated TM helix domain-containing protein, translating to MRLTLHNVIFWPHLVAGVLAGLIIAVMSFTGVALAFEHQILDWAERDTRKVQAPAPDAPRLPLDEVIARVRAARPETPPTGVTVYPEPDTVVLVSTGRDSGVYVDPYTGEVREWGAQGWRSFFHLMEEWHRWLGAQGDNRPVGKALTGASNFIFLLLGVTGLYLWWPRKWTWRSVRPSLWFRRGLKGKARDWNWHNVIGFWLLPVLIVLTATAMVISYKWASNLVFTSMGETPPAASGPGAPPVVKVAEPAPGTPPLPLEALLVEARKQTPAWENITLRLGGGGPPRGNAPAQAQGEGRPKGQGPRKEGPTAVTFAIREQDGWPLFASTQVSVDPFTAQVLRREAFSDISPAGQVRRWLRFLHTGEALGVPGQLVAALGSLGGLFLVWTGFALSWRRFLAWRRARATVPAPESTEPSV from the coding sequence ATGCGCCTCACCCTGCACAACGTCATCTTCTGGCCGCACCTCGTCGCGGGTGTCCTCGCCGGGCTCATCATCGCCGTCATGTCCTTCACGGGCGTCGCGCTCGCCTTCGAGCATCAGATCCTCGACTGGGCGGAGCGTGACACGCGCAAGGTCCAGGCCCCCGCGCCGGACGCACCCCGCCTGCCGCTCGACGAGGTGATCGCCCGCGTACGCGCCGCCCGGCCCGAAACGCCTCCCACGGGGGTGACGGTGTACCCGGAGCCGGACACCGTGGTGCTGGTGAGCACCGGCCGCGACAGCGGCGTGTACGTCGACCCCTACACGGGCGAGGTGCGCGAATGGGGCGCCCAGGGCTGGCGCTCGTTCTTCCACCTCATGGAGGAGTGGCACCGGTGGCTCGGCGCCCAGGGGGACAACCGCCCCGTGGGCAAGGCCCTCACCGGCGCGAGCAACTTCATCTTCCTGCTGCTCGGTGTGACGGGCCTCTACCTGTGGTGGCCGCGCAAGTGGACGTGGCGCTCCGTGCGGCCCTCGCTGTGGTTCCGGCGGGGACTCAAGGGCAAGGCGCGCGACTGGAACTGGCACAACGTGATCGGCTTCTGGCTGCTGCCCGTGCTCATCGTCCTGACGGCGACGGCCATGGTCATCTCCTACAAGTGGGCCTCGAACCTGGTCTTCACCTCCATGGGCGAAACGCCCCCCGCCGCCTCGGGTCCCGGAGCGCCCCCCGTGGTCAAGGTCGCCGAGCCAGCTCCGGGCACCCCGCCACTCCCCCTCGAGGCGCTGCTCGTCGAGGCGCGCAAGCAGACGCCCGCCTGGGAGAACATCACCCTGCGTCTGGGGGGTGGAGGGCCGCCACGGGGCAACGCGCCCGCGCAAGCCCAGGGCGAGGGACGCCCCAAGGGACAGGGTCCCCGCAAGGAAGGCCCCACGGCCGTCACCTTCGCCATCCGGGAACAGGACGGCTGGCCCCTGTTCGCGTCCACGCAGGTGTCGGTGGATCCCTTCACCGCCCAGGTGCTGCGCCGGGAGGCCTTCTCGGACATCTCCCCCGCGGGCCAGGTGCGCCGCTGGCTGCGCTTCCTGCACACGGGCGAGGCACTCGGCGTGCCCGGCCAGCTCGTCGCCGCCCTTGGCTCCCTGGGCGGGCTCTTCCTCGTGTGGACGGGCTTCGCCTTGTCCTGGCGGCGCTTCCTCGCGTGGAGGCGCGCCCGCGCCACCGTGCCCGCCCCTGAAAGCACCGAGCCCAGCGTCTAA
- a CDS encoding energy transducer TonB produces the protein MILNFPMELPETQPEGVKSAGPRERLFLMGEAPQGRDSGSRWGGALLLAVLVHAGFVGAGLAMASSPAREPVRPEEPELVFFQFAPPPPPASSATATRAIQPVQRRARAHTPRPVIHKPMPVEAPRVEKQPDPPAEPVPEAPAEEAVAETTPPPDVAADAASVASALDGVLGGVLGGREGGLVGATGGTALDLKQVAQAPRVLEQVKPHYPRRARSEGIEGLVLVRLIIGVDGRVEPDSPRVLRSVAALDEAALAAVSQWRFSPALGRQGRPVRVIVEIPVQFSLK, from the coding sequence ATGATTCTCAATTTCCCCATGGAACTGCCCGAAACGCAGCCAGAAGGCGTGAAGAGCGCCGGGCCCCGCGAGCGGCTGTTCCTCATGGGAGAGGCGCCCCAGGGCCGCGATTCGGGGAGCCGGTGGGGCGGAGCCCTGCTGCTGGCGGTGCTCGTCCACGCCGGCTTCGTGGGCGCGGGGCTCGCCATGGCCTCCTCGCCCGCGCGCGAGCCCGTGCGCCCCGAGGAGCCGGAGCTGGTGTTCTTCCAGTTCGCGCCCCCGCCGCCTCCGGCCTCGAGCGCCACGGCCACCCGGGCGATCCAACCCGTCCAGCGCCGCGCCCGCGCCCATACCCCGCGCCCGGTGATCCACAAGCCCATGCCCGTGGAGGCGCCCCGGGTCGAGAAGCAGCCCGATCCTCCCGCCGAGCCCGTGCCCGAGGCCCCCGCCGAGGAGGCCGTCGCCGAGACGACGCCCCCGCCCGACGTGGCGGCGGACGCGGCCTCCGTGGCCAGCGCGCTCGATGGCGTGCTCGGGGGCGTCCTCGGAGGCCGGGAAGGTGGACTCGTGGGCGCCACGGGTGGCACCGCGCTCGACCTCAAGCAGGTGGCCCAGGCGCCGCGCGTGCTCGAGCAGGTCAAACCCCACTACCCCCGGCGGGCCCGGAGCGAGGGCATCGAGGGGCTGGTGTTGGTGCGCCTCATCATCGGCGTGGACGGACGCGTGGAGCCGGACAGCCCGCGCGTCCTGCGCTCCGTGGCCGCGCTCGACGAGGCCGCCCTGGCCGCCGTCAGCCAGTGGCGCTTCTCCCCCGCGCTCGGCCGTCAGGGCCGTCCCGTGCGCGTCATCGTCGAGATTCCCGTCCAGTTCTCCTTGAAGTGA
- a CDS encoding Fe2+-dependent dioxygenase: MMVHIPQVLTPEQVSRCREVFAQAKWEDGRGTAGHQSAQVKRNLQLPEDSPEARELGDLVLRGLERSPLFISSVLPQRVFPPLFNRYDTRMAFGSHVDNAIRPIPGTAERLRTDVSATLFLSEPDSYDGGELVVEDTYGSHSVKLPAGDLIVYPASSLHHVTPVTRGVRLASFFWVQSMVRDVSQRALLFDLDMAIVRLNQEVPQSPSLVMLTGVYHNLLRQWATP; encoded by the coding sequence ATGATGGTTCACATCCCCCAGGTCCTCACGCCCGAGCAGGTGAGCCGCTGCCGCGAGGTGTTCGCCCAGGCGAAATGGGAGGACGGCCGCGGCACCGCCGGCCACCAATCCGCGCAGGTGAAGCGCAACCTGCAACTGCCCGAGGACAGCCCCGAGGCCCGGGAGTTGGGAGACCTGGTGCTCCGGGGCCTGGAGCGCAGCCCCCTGTTCATCTCCTCGGTGCTGCCCCAGCGCGTCTTCCCGCCGCTGTTCAACCGCTACGACACACGCATGGCGTTCGGCTCGCACGTGGACAACGCCATCCGCCCCATTCCCGGCACCGCCGAGCGCCTGCGCACGGACGTCTCCGCCACGCTCTTCCTGTCCGAGCCGGACAGCTACGACGGGGGCGAGCTGGTGGTGGAGGACACCTACGGAAGCCACTCGGTGAAGCTGCCCGCGGGGGACCTCATCGTCTACCCGGCCTCGAGCCTGCACCACGTCACCCCGGTGACGCGCGGCGTGCGGCTCGCCTCCTTCTTCTGGGTGCAGAGCATGGTGCGCGACGTGTCCCAGCGCGCCCTGCTCTTCGACCTCGACATGGCCATCGTGCGGCTCAACCAGGAGGTGCCCCAGAGCCCCTCGCTCGTCATGCTCACGGGCGTCTACCACAACCTCTTGCGCCAATGGGCCACGCCCTGA
- a CDS encoding PhnD/SsuA/transferrin family substrate-binding protein: protein MSVSATPIRFVLPPTLGEVKEHVRAELFGRALTQRLGRAVVVELAPSFEALEKELAEERADLIWGTADQCTAYEPRARAVLRAVRAGRSDYHAALVCRAEHPLSLDKLQGMRAAWVAPRTTGGYLLPIRYLSERGLSLAETFSEERFFGTYRKALLAVLSGEADLTAIYTSHPEENTVRAYMAEHVGTDERRLMPFAYTGSTPADGLILTSRLPERDAAALVSILTSLTGRTGGLEPLLGLFDSEGFVLASSRAPRRRHPAPVRQTEYLAAELDANERCLRLWTPTGEAFGQDVRWAEGRPLSEVFGMDAAGPLVALARSARLDGGGGRVEYRAQVEGETRWFAAEATARAQASRPEEATTALLVRDVTELRTQEETLYRLASFPLLHPEPMLEVGATGVLRYANPAAHLAFPDLLARGPLHPLVEAALTWAQQEPPGEVPSVLHLGEQYWELTLLPLLDPEGLRVFAKNVTARKRVESKLKADRLAALGSLAAAVGHEMGNPLAYMLANLGFAREEMQRVGEALREQDNPLSRDVAEVLEALVEAADGAGRLKTIVQDLRTLSRAPPEHRQPVEVMPILEHALNIMRGELRHRIRLELDFHEVPDVVGDEARLGQVFVNLLLNASQAMSGMETANPVLRVATYTAPTGEAVVEVQDTGRGMPQEVLARLFEPFCTTSPSSKGLGLSVSYAIVTGLGGTLSAASREGRGTTLTVVLPAASAHDARQHRSEPV from the coding sequence GTGAGCGTTTCCGCCACGCCGATCCGCTTTGTCCTTCCACCCACCCTGGGCGAGGTGAAGGAGCATGTCCGCGCCGAGCTATTCGGCCGGGCGCTCACCCAACGCCTGGGCCGCGCGGTGGTGGTGGAGCTCGCCCCCTCCTTCGAGGCCCTGGAAAAGGAGCTCGCCGAGGAGCGGGCGGACCTGATCTGGGGGACCGCCGATCAGTGCACGGCCTACGAGCCCCGCGCCCGGGCGGTGTTACGGGCGGTGCGGGCTGGCCGGAGCGACTATCACGCGGCGCTCGTGTGCCGGGCGGAGCATCCGCTCTCCCTCGACAAGCTCCAGGGCATGCGCGCCGCCTGGGTGGCGCCACGCACCACGGGCGGCTACCTGCTGCCCATCCGCTACCTCTCCGAGCGAGGCCTGAGCCTGGCGGAGACCTTCTCCGAGGAGCGCTTCTTCGGCACCTACCGCAAGGCACTGCTCGCGGTGCTCTCTGGCGAGGCGGACCTGACCGCCATCTACACGAGCCACCCGGAGGAGAACACCGTGCGCGCCTACATGGCCGAGCACGTGGGCACCGACGAGCGGCGGCTCATGCCCTTCGCCTATACCGGGTCCACGCCCGCCGACGGGCTCATCCTCACCTCGCGCCTGCCGGAGCGGGACGCGGCCGCGCTGGTGTCCATCCTCACCTCGCTGACGGGCCGGACCGGAGGCCTGGAGCCCCTGCTGGGCCTCTTCGACAGCGAGGGCTTCGTGCTCGCCTCCTCACGCGCCCCGCGCAGGCGCCACCCCGCGCCCGTGCGGCAGACGGAGTACCTGGCCGCGGAGCTGGACGCGAACGAGCGGTGCCTGCGGCTGTGGACGCCCACGGGCGAGGCCTTCGGCCAGGACGTGCGGTGGGCCGAGGGACGGCCCCTCTCGGAGGTGTTCGGCATGGACGCGGCGGGCCCCCTGGTGGCGCTCGCGCGCTCGGCGCGGCTCGACGGAGGCGGCGGCCGGGTGGAGTACCGCGCCCAGGTGGAGGGCGAGACGCGCTGGTTCGCCGCCGAGGCCACCGCGCGCGCCCAGGCGTCCCGTCCAGAGGAGGCCACCACGGCGTTGCTCGTGCGCGACGTCACCGAGCTGCGCACGCAGGAGGAGACGCTCTACCGGCTCGCCTCCTTCCCGCTCCTGCACCCCGAGCCCATGCTGGAGGTGGGAGCGACGGGGGTGCTGCGCTACGCCAACCCCGCGGCGCACCTGGCGTTTCCGGATCTGCTGGCGCGCGGTCCCCTGCACCCTCTCGTGGAGGCGGCGCTCACGTGGGCCCAGCAGGAGCCGCCCGGCGAGGTCCCCTCGGTGCTCCACCTGGGAGAGCAGTACTGGGAGTTGACGCTGCTGCCCCTGTTGGATCCCGAGGGCCTGCGGGTGTTCGCCAAGAACGTGACGGCGCGCAAGCGGGTGGAGTCCAAGCTCAAGGCGGACCGTCTGGCGGCGCTGGGCTCGCTCGCGGCGGCGGTGGGCCATGAGATGGGCAATCCCCTCGCGTACATGCTGGCCAACCTCGGCTTCGCGCGCGAGGAGATGCAGCGGGTGGGCGAGGCCCTGCGCGAGCAGGACAACCCCCTCTCCCGGGACGTGGCCGAGGTGCTCGAGGCCCTGGTCGAGGCGGCCGACGGCGCCGGACGGCTCAAGACGATCGTCCAGGACCTGCGCACCCTGTCGCGCGCGCCGCCGGAGCACCGCCAGCCCGTGGAGGTGATGCCCATCCTCGAGCACGCGCTGAACATCATGCGCGGAGAGCTGCGCCACCGCATCCGCCTGGAGCTGGACTTCCACGAGGTGCCGGACGTGGTGGGAGACGAGGCGCGGCTCGGGCAGGTGTTCGTCAACCTGCTGCTCAACGCCTCGCAGGCCATGAGTGGCATGGAGACGGCCAACCCCGTGCTCCGGGTGGCGACGTACACGGCGCCCACCGGCGAGGCGGTGGTGGAGGTGCAGGACACGGGCCGGGGCATGCCCCAGGAAGTGCTCGCGCGCCTCTTCGAGCCCTTCTGCACCACGAGCCCCTCGAGCAAGGGGCTGGGGCTGTCGGTGAGCTACGCCATCGTGACGGGCCTGGGCGGCACGCTGAGCGCGGCGAGCCGCGAGGGACGCGGCACCACCCTGACCGTGGTGCTCCCGGCCGCGTCCGCGCACGACGCACGGCAGCACCGCTCCGAGCCCGTGTAG